A region from the Mesorhizobium shangrilense genome encodes:
- a CDS encoding cation:proton antiporter domain-containing protein, giving the protein MPHDTPLIATIVAGLGLAFVFGALANRFRIPPLVGYLIAGVLVGPNTPGFVADAGLANELAEIGVILLMFGVGLHFSLKDLLSVRAIAVPGAIVQIGFATALGAGLSWMLGWTMGAGLVFGLALSVASTVVLLRALQERRLIETERGRIAVGWLIVEDLAMVLALVLLPALAGVLGGQEQAAVHSNGLLSLPASYGIWGVVGITLAKVAAFVVVMLVVGRRVIPWILHYVAHTGSRELFRLAVLAIALGVAFGAAKLFGVSLALGAFFAGMIMSESELSHRAAEESLPLRDAFSVLFFVSVGMLFDPFSLISNGWPILATLVIIVIGKSLAAFVIVLAFGYPIATALMISASLAQIGEFSFILAELGVGLNLLPEQGRDLILAGAILSIVLNPLMFMALDRMKPWLDKRAARTAPPAEAKPVGPATEPGQVASVAAAVVAKEDGPPPKTTLSNHAILIGYGRVGSLVGAALKDAALPFLVVEDADKTLARLKADDIETVAGNAANAEVFAAANPEGASRLILAIPNAFEAGQIVLRARTANPNINVVARAHSDAEVEHLKGLGADTVIMGEREIARGIVEEVLGRAAEPSTA; this is encoded by the coding sequence ATGCCGCATGACACGCCCCTTATCGCCACCATCGTCGCCGGTCTGGGGCTGGCTTTCGTCTTCGGCGCCCTCGCCAATCGTTTCCGAATACCGCCTCTCGTAGGATACCTGATCGCCGGCGTGCTGGTCGGGCCGAACACGCCCGGCTTCGTCGCCGATGCAGGCCTCGCCAATGAACTCGCCGAGATCGGCGTCATCCTGCTGATGTTCGGCGTCGGCCTGCATTTCTCGCTCAAGGACCTTTTGTCGGTTCGCGCCATCGCCGTGCCCGGCGCCATCGTGCAGATCGGCTTCGCCACCGCGCTGGGCGCCGGCCTGTCCTGGATGCTCGGCTGGACGATGGGCGCGGGGCTGGTTTTCGGCCTGGCGCTGTCGGTCGCCTCGACCGTGGTGCTGCTGCGCGCTCTGCAGGAGCGCCGCCTGATCGAGACGGAACGCGGCCGCATCGCGGTCGGCTGGCTGATCGTCGAGGACCTTGCCATGGTGCTGGCGCTGGTGCTGTTGCCAGCACTTGCCGGCGTGCTGGGCGGCCAGGAACAGGCGGCCGTTCACTCGAACGGCCTGCTGTCGCTGCCGGCCAGCTACGGCATATGGGGCGTCGTTGGCATCACCCTGGCCAAGGTCGCCGCCTTCGTGGTGGTCATGCTGGTGGTCGGCCGCCGGGTCATTCCCTGGATCCTGCATTACGTCGCCCACACCGGCTCGCGCGAACTGTTCCGGCTGGCCGTGCTGGCGATTGCGCTTGGCGTCGCCTTCGGCGCGGCAAAACTGTTCGGCGTGTCGCTGGCGCTGGGCGCCTTCTTCGCCGGCATGATCATGAGCGAATCCGAACTATCTCATCGGGCCGCCGAGGAGTCGCTGCCGCTGCGCGATGCCTTCTCCGTGCTGTTCTTCGTCTCGGTCGGCATGCTGTTCGATCCGTTCAGCCTGATCAGCAATGGCTGGCCGATCCTGGCGACGCTGGTCATCATCGTCATCGGCAAGTCGCTGGCGGCCTTCGTCATCGTCCTTGCCTTCGGCTATCCGATCGCCACGGCGTTGATGATATCGGCCAGCCTTGCCCAGATCGGCGAGTTTTCCTTCATCCTGGCTGAACTCGGGGTAGGCTTGAATCTGCTGCCCGAACAGGGACGCGATCTCATCCTCGCCGGCGCCATCCTGTCGATCGTCCTCAACCCGCTGATGTTCATGGCGCTGGACCGCATGAAGCCGTGGCTCGACAAGCGCGCCGCAAGGACCGCGCCGCCCGCCGAGGCGAAGCCGGTCGGTCCAGCGACGGAGCCCGGCCAGGTGGCGTCGGTCGCAGCCGCCGTTGTCGCCAAGGAAGACGGCCCGCCGCCCAAGACCACGCTCAGCAACCACGCCATCCTGATCGGCTACGGCCGGGTCGGCAGCCTGGTCGGCGCGGCGCTGAAAGACGCTGCCCTGCCCTTTCTCGTCGTCGAGGATGCCGACAAGACACTGGCGCGGCTCAAGGCCGACGACATCGAAACCGTGGCCGGCAATGCGGCGAATGCCGAAGTGTTCGCCGCCGCCAACCCGGAGGGTGCCAGCCGGCTGATCCTGGCCATTCCCAACGCATTCGAGGCCGGCCAGATCGTGCTGCGGGCACGCACCGCCAACCCGAACATCAACGTTGTCGCCCGCGCTCACTCCGACGCCGAGGTCGAACATCTGAAAGGGCTTGGCGCCGACACGGTGATCATGGGCGAGCGCGAGATCGCGCGCGGCATTGTCGAGGAAGTGCTGGGGCGGGCCGCCGAGCCCTCCACGGCCTAA
- a CDS encoding host attachment family protein, whose translation MNTINLKHGVRVMVADGEKALFLKNMGDNTYPHLQVVHEMKQDNPATREQGTDGPGRYNDGPSVHRSAVEETDWHRIGKERFADEIAGRLYKLAHKGVFDQIVLVAPPLVLGAMRKKLHKEVMDKVTAEIPKTLTNHAIFDIETLLQAA comes from the coding sequence ATGAACACCATCAATCTGAAACATGGCGTCCGGGTGATGGTCGCCGACGGCGAGAAAGCGCTCTTCCTCAAGAATATGGGCGACAACACCTACCCCCATCTTCAGGTCGTTCATGAGATGAAGCAGGACAATCCCGCCACGCGAGAACAGGGCACGGACGGTCCCGGCCGCTACAATGACGGACCGTCCGTCCACCGCAGCGCCGTTGAGGAGACCGACTGGCACCGCATCGGGAAGGAACGCTTCGCCGACGAGATAGCCGGTCGCCTCTACAAGCTCGCGCATAAGGGTGTCTTCGACCAGATCGTGCTGGTCGCGCCACCTCTTGTGCTCGGTGCGATGCGCAAGAAACTCCACAAGGAAGTCATGGACAAGGTGACCGCCGAAATTCCCAAGACACTGACCAACCACGCCATTTTCGATATCGAGACCTTGCTGCAGGCAGCCTGA